A single region of the Gorilla gorilla gorilla isolate KB3781 chromosome 1, NHGRI_mGorGor1-v2.1_pri, whole genome shotgun sequence genome encodes:
- the ADORA1 gene encoding adenosine receptor A1 isoform X2 yields the protein MVVTPRRAAVAIAGCWILSFVVGLTPMFGWNNLSAVERAWAANGSMGEPVIKCEFEKVISMEYMVYFNFFVWVLPPLLLMVLIYLEVFYLIRKQLNKKVSASSGDPQKYYGKELKIAKSLALILFLFALSWLPLHILNCITLFCPSCHKPSILTYIAIFLTHGNSAMNPIVYAFRIQKFRVTFLKIWNDHFRCQPAPPIDEDLPEERPDD from the coding sequence ATGGTGGTGACCCCCCGGAGGGCGGCGGTGGCCATAGCCGGCTGCTGGATCCTCTCCTTCGTGGTGGGACTGACCCCTATGTTTGGCTGGAACAATCTGAGTGCGGTGGAGCGGGCCTGGGCAGCCAACGGCAGCATGGGGGAGCCCGTGATCAAGTGCGAGTTCGAGAAGGTAATCAGCATGGAGTACATGGTCTACTTCAACTTCTTTGTGTGGGTGCTGCCCCCGCTTCTCCTCATGGTCCTCATCTACCTGGAGGTCTTCTACCTAATCCGCAAGCAGCTCAACAAGAAGGTGTCGGCCTCCTCCGGCGACCCGCAGAAGTACTATGGGAAGGAGCTGAAGATCGCCAAGTCGCTGGCCCTCATCCTCTTCCTCTTTGCCCTCAGCTGGCTGCCTTTGCACATCCTCAACTGCATCACCCTCTTCTGCCCGTCCTGCCACAAGCCCAGCATCCTTACCTACATTGCCATCTTCCTCACGCACGGCAACTCGGCCATGAACCCCATTGTCTATGCCTTCCGCATCCAGAAGTTCCGCGTCACCTTCCTTAAGATTTGGAATGACCATTTCCGCTGCCAGCCTGCACCTCCCATTGACGAGGATCTCCCAGAAGAGAGGCCTGATGACTAG